A window of Pedococcus aerophilus contains these coding sequences:
- a CDS encoding pirin family protein: MPAVTVADLTVLPRVPAPAPTAVQRPVRAVSTAPSGMEGEGFPVKRAFAGVDLRDLDPFIHMDEMGAVEYAPGEPKGTPWHPHRGFETVTYIIDGIFDHQDSFGGGGTITNGDTQWMTAGSGILHIEAPPEQLVVSGGLFHGFQLWVNLPKVDKLKAPHYQDLRSSEVGLLTSSDGGSLVRVIAGEVGGVTGPGSTHTPMAMVHATVAPGGELVLPWRKDFNALVYVMSGDGFVGPDQTPIGPGQLAVLGKGDALRVSSARTQQERYAAGLDLLVLGGQPIREPVAWAGPFVMNNRAELVQAFEDYQAGRLGQPVPHGDVSGTA; encoded by the coding sequence ATGCCTGCTGTCACCGTCGCCGACCTGACCGTCCTGCCGCGCGTCCCCGCGCCCGCTCCGACGGCCGTCCAGCGCCCGGTCCGTGCCGTGTCCACCGCCCCGTCCGGTATGGAGGGTGAGGGCTTCCCGGTCAAGCGCGCCTTCGCGGGCGTCGACCTGCGCGACCTCGACCCGTTCATCCACATGGACGAGATGGGGGCCGTCGAGTACGCGCCCGGTGAGCCCAAGGGCACGCCGTGGCACCCGCACCGCGGCTTCGAGACCGTCACCTACATCATCGACGGCATCTTCGACCACCAGGACTCCTTCGGCGGCGGCGGCACCATCACCAACGGCGACACCCAGTGGATGACCGCCGGCTCGGGCATCCTGCACATCGAGGCACCGCCGGAGCAGCTCGTCGTCAGCGGGGGCCTCTTCCACGGCTTCCAGCTCTGGGTCAACCTGCCCAAGGTCGACAAGCTCAAGGCCCCGCACTACCAGGACCTGCGTTCCTCCGAGGTCGGCCTGTTGACCTCCAGCGACGGCGGCTCGCTCGTGCGTGTCATCGCCGGCGAGGTCGGTGGCGTGACCGGCCCCGGCTCGACCCACACCCCGATGGCGATGGTCCACGCGACCGTGGCGCCCGGCGGCGAGCTGGTCCTTCCCTGGCGCAAGGACTTCAACGCGCTCGTCTACGTCATGAGCGGTGACGGGTTCGTCGGTCCCGACCAGACGCCCATCGGCCCCGGCCAGCTCGCGGTGCTCGGCAAGGGCGACGCGCTGCGCGTGTCCTCGGCCCGCACCCAGCAGGAGCGGTATGCCGCAGGCCTCGACCTGCTCGTCCTCGGTGGCCAGCCGATCCGCGAGCCCGTCGCGTGGGCTGGTCCGTTCGTCATGAACAACCGCGCCGAGCTCGTGCAGGCGTTCGAGGACTACCAAGCCGGGCGCCTCGGCCAGCCCGTCCCGCACGGTGACGTCTCCGGCACCGCCTGA
- a CDS encoding MarR family winged helix-turn-helix transcriptional regulator, with protein sequence MSTSQPQRPRGAEGPAQGPTKGPALALEIIDALRAFTTEMDRYIDTRGGAVGLHRTDLNALAHVLDARRSGGEMSPGELAHALGLSPPATSAMLRRLESVGHVRRTHSEVDRRRVSVEMTDDAMGVALEIFGPIATTMRETIGSYSMAERETVLRFLTDATDAASRARSDDAGPGTP encoded by the coding sequence ATGTCGACGTCGCAGCCCCAGCGCCCCCGGGGCGCCGAGGGCCCCGCACAGGGCCCCACGAAAGGCCCCGCCCTGGCGCTGGAGATCATCGACGCCCTGCGCGCCTTCACCACCGAGATGGACCGCTACATCGACACCCGGGGCGGCGCCGTCGGGCTGCACCGCACCGACCTCAACGCCCTCGCCCACGTCCTCGACGCGCGCCGCTCGGGCGGCGAGATGTCGCCGGGGGAGCTGGCGCACGCCCTGGGCCTGAGCCCACCGGCCACCTCGGCGATGCTGCGCCGCCTCGAGTCGGTCGGTCACGTCCGTCGCACCCACAGCGAGGTCGACCGTCGCCGCGTCTCGGTCGAGATGACCGATGACGCGATGGGGGTGGCGCTGGAGATCTTCGGGCCGATCGCCACCACGATGCGCGAGACCATCGGGTCGTACTCGATGGCCGAGCGTGAGACCGTCCTGCGGTTCCTCACCGATGCCACGGACGCCGCCTCGAGGGCTCGCAGCGACGACGCCGGTCCGGGAACACCTTGA
- a CDS encoding MMPL family transporter — MGPRVKWLVVVVAVLVSAAAFAFAGEPKAVSTTAASLPDSAEAAQVSALRAQLPSSGVTPAIVVYKSASGTVDTSAVEASRDRGIAAVKEWAPTASATASGAPTGAGGDSAAGASAIPPQVSQDKTTALVIIPLEADLPDEANSEAVDALRTAVREGLPEGLTATVTGGPAFGADIGAVFDGADIKLLGATAGVVAILLLITYRSPWLWLVPLTVVGTGDQVASKALSALSRVSEVRADGAVTGITSVLVFGAGTNYALLIIARYREELRRTEDRHEAMRAALGSAAPAVLASGGTVILALLSLGFAKDPFAQSLGYAGAMGIAIALAYALLVLPAAMVLFGRRLFWPFVPRVGTDDPSHAGVWRRLGDAVTRRPVVVGLASVVTLAILALGGLNLSVGQSPNEQFLDKPEAVVGQEQLASAFPAGTSQPTIVIAKASATDAVTTAAKGVEGVQQVRASGGDDDLVELSVVLDASPGTTQAFDQVRALRTAVHDVPDAQALVGGPDAEALDSRTTADRDRLLLFPLILGIVVVVLLLLLRSVVAALVLVATVVATYVASMGASWFAFQNLLDYPPLAVTTPLLAFLFLVALGVDYNIFLTTRAREEAAGGSHARESIVTALAVTGGVITSAGILLAAVFAVLGVLPLVQLAQIGVIVGFGVLLDTLLVRSVLVPAVVSLLGEKFWWPSHPADR, encoded by the coding sequence GTGGGGCCTCGGGTCAAGTGGCTCGTCGTCGTGGTGGCAGTGCTCGTCTCGGCGGCGGCTTTCGCGTTCGCCGGGGAGCCCAAGGCGGTCTCCACCACCGCCGCCTCGCTCCCCGACAGCGCAGAGGCGGCGCAGGTCAGCGCCCTGCGCGCCCAGCTGCCGTCGAGCGGGGTGACCCCGGCGATCGTCGTCTACAAGTCGGCCTCGGGCACCGTCGACACCTCCGCGGTGGAGGCCTCCCGCGACCGCGGCATCGCCGCGGTCAAGGAGTGGGCGCCCACGGCGAGTGCCACCGCGAGCGGTGCACCGACCGGTGCGGGCGGCGACTCGGCCGCCGGCGCCTCGGCCATCCCGCCGCAGGTGTCCCAGGACAAGACCACCGCACTGGTCATCATCCCGCTCGAGGCGGACCTTCCCGACGAGGCCAACTCGGAGGCGGTCGATGCGCTCCGCACCGCTGTCCGCGAGGGCCTGCCCGAGGGCCTGACCGCCACGGTCACCGGCGGGCCGGCCTTCGGCGCCGACATCGGTGCGGTCTTCGACGGCGCCGACATCAAGCTCCTCGGCGCCACCGCGGGCGTCGTCGCGATCCTGCTGCTCATCACCTACCGCAGCCCGTGGCTGTGGCTCGTCCCCCTCACCGTCGTCGGCACCGGCGACCAGGTCGCGAGCAAGGCCCTGTCCGCCCTCTCGCGGGTCAGCGAGGTCCGCGCCGACGGCGCCGTCACCGGGATCACCTCGGTGCTCGTCTTCGGTGCCGGCACCAACTACGCGCTGCTCATCATCGCCCGCTACCGCGAGGAGCTGCGCCGCACCGAGGACCGCCACGAGGCGATGCGTGCCGCCCTTGGTTCGGCAGCGCCGGCCGTCCTCGCCAGTGGCGGCACCGTGATCCTCGCGCTGCTCAGCCTCGGGTTCGCCAAGGACCCGTTCGCCCAGTCCCTGGGATACGCCGGCGCCATGGGCATCGCGATCGCCCTCGCCTACGCCCTGCTCGTCCTGCCCGCCGCGATGGTGCTCTTCGGCCGGCGGCTGTTCTGGCCGTTCGTCCCCCGCGTGGGGACCGACGACCCTAGCCACGCCGGCGTATGGCGCCGCCTGGGCGACGCGGTCACCCGCCGTCCCGTCGTGGTCGGCCTCGCCTCGGTCGTCACCCTGGCGATCCTCGCCCTCGGCGGCCTGAACCTGTCGGTCGGGCAGTCGCCGAACGAGCAGTTCCTCGACAAGCCCGAGGCCGTCGTCGGCCAGGAGCAGCTCGCCTCGGCCTTCCCAGCCGGCACGAGCCAGCCCACCATCGTCATCGCCAAGGCCTCGGCCACCGACGCCGTCACCACCGCCGCCAAGGGTGTCGAGGGTGTGCAGCAGGTTCGGGCGTCCGGGGGTGACGACGACCTCGTCGAGCTGAGCGTGGTCCTCGACGCCTCCCCGGGGACGACCCAGGCCTTCGACCAGGTCCGCGCCCTCCGGACGGCCGTCCACGACGTGCCGGACGCGCAGGCCCTCGTCGGCGGTCCCGACGCCGAGGCCCTGGACTCGCGCACCACGGCCGACCGCGACCGGCTGCTGCTGTTCCCGCTCATCCTCGGGATCGTCGTCGTGGTGCTGCTGCTCCTGCTCCGCTCGGTCGTGGCGGCTCTGGTCCTCGTGGCCACCGTGGTCGCGACCTACGTCGCGAGCATGGGCGCGAGCTGGTTCGCGTTCCAGAACCTGCTCGACTACCCCCCGCTGGCCGTCACCACGCCCCTGCTGGCGTTCTTGTTCCTCGTGGCCCTCGGCGTCGACTACAACATCTTCCTCACGACCCGGGCCCGCGAGGAGGCCGCCGGTGGCTCGCACGCCCGCGAGTCCATCGTCACCGCCCTGGCCGTCACCGGTGGCGTCATCACCAGCGCCGGCATCCTGCTGGCTGCGGTGTTCGCCGTCCTCGGCGTGCTGCCGCTGGTGCAGCTGGCCCAGATCGGCGTCATCGTCGGGTTCGGCGTGCTGCTCGACACGCTGCTGGTCCGCTCGGTCCTCGTGCCGGCCGTGGTCAGCCTGCTCGGCGAGAAGTTCTGGTGGCCCAGCCACCCCGCCGACCGCTGA
- a CDS encoding AMP-binding protein produces MTTLSHAVGETDVPLLEQTIPDNLDATVARFGERDALVDVAQGIRWTYAEFGAEVERLARALLAAGVAKGDRVGIWAPNCAQWTVVQYATAKIGSILVNINPSYRTHELEFVLKQAGISHLFLAESFKSSDYVAMFDEVRASCPDVVGAYVLGRESWDALLARADEVTPEQVAEVQAGLDRNDPINIQYTSGTTGFPKGATLSHRNILNNGFFVGELCRYTEADRVCIPVPFYHCFGMVMGNLACTTHGAAMVIPAPGFDPAATLRATADEKCTSLYGVPTMFIAEWALPDFASYDLSSVRTGIMAGSPCPATMMTKLIEAGITEVTIAYGMTETSPVSTQNRTDDTFEQKVGTVGRVGPHLEIKVVDPVSGETLPRGEAGEFCTKGYSVMLGYWEQQDKTDEVLVDGWMHTGDVAVMDESGYVQITGRIKDMVIRGGENIYPREIEEFLYTHPDILDAQVIGVPDEKYGEELCAWIRMREGAEPLDAEAVRAFSTGKLAHYKIPRYVTVVDEFPMTVTGKVRKVEMREKSVADLGLSS; encoded by the coding sequence ATGACAACGCTGTCGCACGCCGTCGGCGAGACCGACGTCCCGCTGCTCGAGCAGACCATCCCCGACAACCTGGACGCGACGGTCGCGCGCTTCGGGGAGCGCGACGCCCTCGTCGACGTGGCGCAGGGGATCCGTTGGACGTATGCGGAGTTCGGCGCCGAGGTCGAGCGCCTCGCCCGGGCGCTGCTCGCCGCCGGGGTGGCCAAGGGCGACCGGGTCGGGATCTGGGCGCCGAACTGCGCGCAGTGGACGGTGGTGCAGTACGCCACGGCGAAGATCGGCTCGATCCTGGTCAACATCAACCCGAGCTACCGGACCCACGAGCTCGAGTTCGTCCTCAAGCAGGCTGGGATCTCCCACCTGTTCCTCGCCGAGTCGTTCAAGTCGAGCGACTACGTGGCGATGTTCGACGAGGTGCGCGCCAGCTGCCCCGACGTCGTGGGCGCCTACGTCCTGGGCAGGGAGAGCTGGGACGCCCTGCTGGCTCGTGCCGACGAGGTGACGCCGGAGCAGGTCGCCGAGGTCCAGGCCGGGCTCGACCGCAACGACCCCATCAACATCCAGTACACGTCGGGCACGACCGGCTTCCCCAAGGGCGCGACCCTGTCCCACCGCAACATCCTCAACAACGGCTTCTTCGTCGGCGAGCTCTGCCGCTACACCGAGGCCGACCGGGTCTGCATCCCGGTGCCGTTCTACCACTGCTTCGGCATGGTCATGGGCAACCTCGCGTGCACCACCCACGGCGCGGCCATGGTCATCCCCGCACCGGGGTTCGACCCCGCCGCGACGTTGCGGGCGACGGCTGACGAGAAGTGCACGTCGCTGTACGGCGTGCCCACGATGTTCATCGCGGAGTGGGCGCTCCCTGACTTCGCGTCATACGACCTCTCCTCGGTGAGGACCGGCATCATGGCCGGATCCCCTTGTCCTGCAACGATGATGACCAAGCTCATCGAGGCGGGGATCACCGAGGTGACCATCGCCTACGGCATGACCGAGACCTCGCCGGTCTCGACCCAGAACCGCACCGACGACACCTTCGAGCAGAAGGTCGGGACGGTCGGCCGGGTCGGTCCGCACCTGGAGATCAAGGTCGTCGACCCGGTCTCGGGAGAGACGCTGCCGCGAGGCGAGGCGGGGGAGTTCTGCACCAAGGGGTACTCGGTGATGCTCGGGTACTGGGAGCAGCAGGACAAGACCGACGAGGTGCTGGTCGACGGGTGGATGCACACCGGCGACGTCGCGGTGATGGACGAGTCGGGGTACGTGCAGATCACCGGTCGCATCAAGGACATGGTGATCCGCGGTGGGGAGAACATCTACCCGCGCGAGATCGAGGAGTTCCTCTACACGCACCCCGACATCCTCGACGCCCAGGTCATCGGGGTGCCGGACGAGAAGTACGGCGAGGAGCTCTGCGCCTGGATCCGGATGCGCGAGGGGGCCGAGCCGCTGGATGCCGAGGCCGTCCGCGCGTTCTCGACCGGCAAGCTCGCGCACTACAAGATCCCGCGCTACGTCACGGTCGTCGACGAGTTCCCGATGACCGTGACGGGCAAGGTGCGCAAGGTCGAGATGCGCGAGAAGTCAGTCGCGGACCTGGGCCTCAGCAGCTGA
- a CDS encoding ABC-F family ATP-binding cassette domain-containing protein translates to MSTTLKASGLAAGHGARALFSDLDLIVAPGDVVGLVGANGAGKSTLLRLLAGEDEPEDGSVALTPASATVGHLPQEPERREGETIAAFIGRRTGVTAAETAMNTAAEALADPAPGADDRYAAALETWLALGGADLDERSAATAASLGLGVDLSTPMTALSGGQAARAGLAALLLSRYDVLLLDEPTNDLDLDGLERLEQFVSGLRSPAVIISHDREFLARTVTRVVELDLAQQQVAVYEGGYDSYLAEREVARRHAREAYDEYAGTVSGLEDRARMQRNWMTVGVRNARRKKPDNDKIGAAFRQDSAEKQAAKARQTERMIERLEVVEEPRKEWELRMTIAAAPRSGSVVASASGAVVRRGDFTLGPVDAQVDWADRVVITGANGSGKTTLLGVLLGTIPVDEGSAGLGSSVRLGEVDQARGLFLGPQTLARAFGEALPEWPDADVRTLLAKFGLGAEHVHRPAESLSPGERTRAALALLQAREVNLLVLDEPTNHLDLPAIEQLEQALDSFGGTVLLVTHDRRMLADVNATRRWHVEAGRVTEL, encoded by the coding sequence ATGAGCACCACTCTCAAGGCTTCTGGCCTCGCCGCCGGCCACGGCGCCCGCGCCCTGTTCTCGGACCTCGACCTCATCGTCGCGCCGGGTGACGTCGTGGGTCTCGTCGGTGCCAACGGCGCAGGCAAGTCCACGCTGCTGCGGCTCCTCGCCGGGGAGGACGAGCCCGAGGACGGCAGCGTCGCGCTCACCCCGGCGAGCGCGACCGTCGGGCACCTGCCGCAGGAACCCGAGCGGCGCGAGGGCGAGACCATCGCCGCCTTCATCGGTCGGCGGACCGGCGTCACCGCTGCCGAGACCGCGATGAACACCGCCGCCGAGGCCCTCGCCGACCCTGCGCCCGGCGCCGACGACCGGTATGCCGCGGCGCTGGAGACGTGGCTCGCGCTCGGCGGTGCGGACCTCGACGAACGGTCCGCTGCGACAGCGGCCTCGCTGGGGCTCGGCGTCGACCTCAGCACCCCGATGACCGCGCTCTCGGGTGGGCAGGCAGCCCGGGCGGGCCTCGCAGCGCTGCTGCTGTCGCGCTACGACGTGCTGCTGCTCGACGAGCCCACGAACGACCTCGACCTCGACGGGCTGGAGCGGCTGGAGCAGTTCGTCAGCGGCCTGCGCAGCCCGGCGGTCATCATCAGCCACGACCGGGAGTTCCTCGCGCGCACCGTGACCCGGGTCGTCGAGCTGGACCTCGCCCAGCAGCAGGTCGCCGTCTACGAGGGCGGGTACGACAGCTACCTGGCCGAGCGCGAGGTGGCCCGTCGGCACGCCCGTGAGGCCTACGACGAGTACGCCGGGACCGTGAGCGGGCTCGAGGACCGAGCGCGGATGCAGCGGAACTGGATGACCGTCGGTGTCCGCAACGCCCGGCGCAAGAAGCCCGACAACGACAAGATCGGTGCCGCGTTCCGCCAGGACTCCGCCGAGAAGCAGGCAGCCAAGGCGCGTCAGACCGAGCGGATGATTGAACGGCTCGAGGTCGTCGAGGAGCCCCGCAAGGAGTGGGAGCTGCGCATGACCATCGCGGCGGCGCCGCGCTCGGGGTCGGTGGTGGCCAGCGCCTCCGGTGCGGTCGTGCGTCGCGGCGACTTCACGCTCGGGCCCGTCGACGCCCAGGTCGACTGGGCCGACCGCGTCGTCATCACCGGCGCCAACGGCTCGGGCAAGACCACCCTGCTCGGGGTCCTCCTCGGGACGATTCCCGTCGACGAGGGGTCGGCCGGGCTCGGCTCGTCGGTCCGGCTCGGCGAGGTCGACCAGGCGCGCGGACTGTTCCTCGGGCCGCAGACGTTGGCGCGGGCGTTCGGCGAGGCGCTGCCGGAGTGGCCGGATGCCGACGTGCGGACACTGCTCGCGAAGTTCGGCCTCGGCGCGGAGCACGTCCACCGGCCGGCCGAGTCGCTGTCCCCCGGCGAACGCACCCGGGCCGCCCTCGCTCTCCTGCAGGCTCGCGAGGTCAACCTCCTCGTCCTCGACGAACCCACCAACCACCTGGACCTGCCTGCCATCGAGCAGCTGGAGCAGGCGCTCGACTCGTTCGGCGGCACCGTGCTGCTCGTGACGCACGACCGGCGGATGCTGGCCGACGTCAACGCGACCCGGCGCTGGCACGTCGAGGCCGGAAGGGTCACCGAGCTCTAG
- a CDS encoding NAD(P)-dependent oxidoreductase, whose protein sequence is MTKALSGTTIIMSGGSRGIGLAIAVRAAREGANIALIAKTDQPDPRLAGTIHTAAAAIEDAGGQALPIVGDIRDDETIASAVEKTVAQFGGIDVVVNNASVLNLSPSADLDPKRYDLMQDVNVRGTFMLTRAAIPHLLASPDPKVLTLSPPINLDPRWLAGHPAYTMAKYGMTLAALGFAHELGRKGVSSTCLWPATLVATDAIGNLPGGDQMVKVSRRPEIVADAAFEVLTTAGQSLNGQTVIDEDLLRSRGVTDFAPYSMTGKDEGLAPDLFIG, encoded by the coding sequence ATGACGAAGGCGTTGAGTGGGACCACGATCATCATGTCCGGCGGGAGCCGGGGCATCGGCCTCGCGATCGCGGTCCGCGCCGCCCGGGAGGGCGCCAACATCGCTCTCATCGCCAAGACCGACCAGCCCGACCCGCGTCTCGCCGGCACGATCCACACCGCCGCGGCCGCCATCGAGGACGCCGGGGGTCAGGCGCTGCCGATCGTCGGCGACATCCGTGACGACGAGACGATCGCGTCCGCCGTGGAGAAGACGGTGGCGCAGTTCGGCGGGATCGACGTCGTCGTCAACAACGCCAGCGTCCTCAACCTGAGCCCGTCCGCGGACCTCGACCCCAAGCGCTACGACCTCATGCAGGACGTCAACGTGCGCGGGACGTTCATGCTGACCAGGGCCGCGATCCCGCACCTGCTCGCCTCGCCGGACCCCAAGGTGCTGACCCTCAGCCCGCCGATCAACCTCGACCCGCGCTGGCTCGCCGGGCACCCGGCCTACACGATGGCGAAGTACGGGATGACCCTGGCCGCACTCGGTTTCGCGCACGAGCTCGGTCGCAAGGGCGTCTCCTCCACCTGCCTGTGGCCGGCGACCCTCGTCGCCACCGATGCGATCGGCAACCTGCCGGGCGGCGACCAGATGGTCAAGGTGTCGAGACGTCCCGAGATCGTGGCCGACGCGGCGTTCGAGGTCCTCACCACGGCCGGCCAGTCCCTCAATGGGCAGACCGTCATCGACGAGGACCTGCTGCGCTCGCGTGGTGTCACCGACTTCGCGCCGTACTCCATGACCGGCAAGGACGAGGGACTCGCCCCCGACCTCTTCATCGGCTGA
- a CDS encoding MDR family MFS transporter, giving the protein MSATTVSAPPEPTTAHPAADEMSHKQILEAMTGLLAGLFTALLSSTIVSTALPTIIGDLNGTQHQYTWVITASLLATTVSTPIWGKFSDLFSKKLLVQLSLVIFVIGSIGAGLSQSVGFLIACRVVQGLGMGGLTALTQSIMGAIIAPRQRGRYSGYMGAVMAVSTVSGPLLGGVIVDSSLGWRWTFFVCIPLAIIALFILQATLHVPTIKRSPKIDYLGAVLISITASLPLLWITFAGNDFPWWSLETAYFLGGTAIALVLTLVVESRAKEPMVPLKVLKNRTAGLVVLASAAVGIAMFGGTTFLTQYFQISRGYSPTKAGLLTIPLMAALLVSSTGAGQIISRTGRWKKFIVGGSFFLVAGLAWLGTIDHLTPMWHIGLAMALMGFGLGAMMQNLVLAVQNTVDVRDVGAASATIAFFRTLGGAVGVSALGAVLATQVTGDIRDGLAKLGPQAAAAGGSSSGTLNIKDMPEPVAQIVRAAYGDATGHIFLIAAIVSVVALLAVLFIKEVPLRTTVSMGDEAATAATTGTGAPAPVESTPGSSAPVEPTAPRPGTTLVDRNGDAVPVGAGTEVRAERARASQSTSDSHELGALAALDVLTSAQDEVRGRVDAGDEAIVAAKELLQGLGRDVDAALGQFHSGLGAVIESLEHPAAGRHSQQRAADVLHDLEFTLLRSTQATADRVVAAAHAEAEAIIARARLEAERMSELTERSQRP; this is encoded by the coding sequence ATGTCAGCCACCACAGTCTCGGCACCGCCCGAACCGACGACCGCCCACCCCGCCGCCGACGAGATGAGCCACAAGCAGATCCTCGAGGCCATGACCGGTCTGCTCGCCGGTCTGTTCACGGCGCTGCTCAGCAGCACCATCGTCTCGACGGCTCTCCCGACGATCATCGGTGACCTCAACGGCACCCAGCACCAGTACACCTGGGTGATCACCGCGTCGCTGCTCGCGACGACGGTCAGCACCCCGATCTGGGGCAAGTTCTCCGACCTGTTCAGCAAGAAGCTGCTCGTGCAGCTCTCGCTGGTGATCTTCGTGATCGGCTCGATCGGCGCCGGGCTGTCGCAGAGCGTCGGCTTCCTCATCGCCTGCCGCGTCGTCCAGGGCCTCGGCATGGGAGGGCTCACCGCCCTGACCCAGTCGATCATGGGCGCGATCATCGCCCCGAGGCAGCGCGGCCGGTACTCCGGCTACATGGGCGCCGTCATGGCCGTCTCCACCGTGAGCGGCCCGCTCCTCGGTGGCGTCATCGTCGACAGCTCGCTGGGCTGGCGCTGGACGTTCTTCGTCTGCATCCCGCTCGCCATCATCGCCCTGTTCATCCTCCAGGCGACCCTGCACGTGCCGACGATCAAGCGCAGCCCGAAGATCGACTACCTCGGTGCCGTCCTCATCTCCATCACCGCGTCGCTGCCGCTGCTCTGGATCACCTTCGCGGGCAACGACTTCCCGTGGTGGTCGCTCGAGACCGCCTACTTCCTCGGCGGCACCGCGATCGCCCTCGTGCTCACCCTCGTGGTCGAGAGCCGCGCCAAGGAGCCGATGGTCCCCCTCAAGGTCCTCAAGAACCGCACCGCCGGGCTCGTCGTCCTCGCCAGCGCCGCCGTCGGCATCGCGATGTTCGGTGGCACGACCTTCCTCACGCAGTACTTCCAGATCTCGCGCGGCTACAGCCCGACCAAGGCCGGCCTGCTCACCATCCCGCTGATGGCGGCGCTGCTCGTGTCCTCGACGGGCGCCGGCCAGATCATCAGCCGGACCGGTCGCTGGAAGAAGTTCATCGTCGGCGGCTCGTTCTTCCTCGTGGCCGGCCTCGCGTGGCTCGGGACGATCGACCACCTCACCCCGATGTGGCACATCGGCCTGGCCATGGCGCTCATGGGCTTCGGCCTCGGCGCGATGATGCAGAACCTCGTCCTCGCCGTCCAGAACACCGTCGACGTCCGCGATGTCGGCGCCGCCTCAGCCACGATCGCCTTCTTCCGCACCCTCGGTGGCGCGGTCGGCGTCTCGGCGCTCGGTGCGGTGCTGGCCACCCAGGTGACCGGCGACATCCGCGACGGACTCGCCAAGCTCGGCCCGCAGGCCGCCGCGGCCGGTGGCTCCAGCAGTGGCACGCTCAACATCAAGGACATGCCTGAGCCCGTGGCCCAGATCGTGCGGGCCGCGTATGGCGACGCGACCGGTCACATCTTCCTGATCGCCGCCATCGTGTCGGTCGTGGCGCTGCTCGCCGTCCTGTTCATCAAGGAGGTGCCGCTGCGCACCACCGTCTCCATGGGTGACGAGGCCGCGACGGCTGCCACCACCGGCACGGGTGCCCCGGCTCCGGTCGAGTCCACGCCGGGGTCGTCGGCTCCGGTCGAGCCGACCGCGCCGCGGCCCGGGACGACGCTGGTCGACCGCAACGGCGACGCCGTCCCGGTCGGGGCCGGCACCGAGGTCCGGGCGGAGCGGGCGCGCGCCAGCCAGTCGACGTCCGACTCGCACGAGCTGGGTGCCCTGGCCGCCCTCGACGTGCTGACCAGCGCCCAGGACGAGGTCCGGGGTCGGGTCGACGCCGGTGACGAGGCCATCGTGGCCGCGAAGGAGCTCCTGCAGGGGCTCGGCCGCGACGTCGACGCTGCGCTGGGCCAGTTCCACTCCGGGCTCGGGGCCGTCATCGAGTCCCTCGAGCACCCGGCCGCCGGACGCCACTCCCAGCAGCGCGCCGCCGACGTGCTGCACGACCTGGAGTTCACCCTCCTGCGCAGCACCCAGGCCACGGCCGACCGCGTCGTCGCCGCCGCGCACGCCGAGGCCGAGGCGATCATCGCCCGGGCCCGGCTGGAGGCCGAGCGGATGAGCGAGCTCACGGAGCGCAGCCAGCGCCCCTGA
- a CDS encoding MarR family winged helix-turn-helix transcriptional regulator, producing the protein MVTTFATKPAGTPASDHPLEVIAALSSLIRASRAVARQRHDQLGASGTPLAVLKALSRSDGGQSRPGDLAVAAGVAPSVVSRVLPRLEEDGLVTRRRDEVDARSCHIILTPEGREQLAAIQREYAELLGGALADVPAEEVSRMPGTLALLEQALLKAADQATPRHTGLAPSLRPPQTTTGAEPTHRPEPAPANSQESH; encoded by the coding sequence GTGGTCACCACCTTCGCGACCAAGCCGGCCGGGACACCAGCCTCCGACCACCCCCTCGAGGTCATCGCCGCCCTCTCCAGCCTGATCCGCGCCAGCCGCGCGGTCGCCCGCCAGCGGCACGACCAGCTCGGCGCCTCGGGCACGCCGCTCGCGGTGCTCAAGGCGCTGTCCCGGTCCGACGGTGGCCAGTCTCGCCCGGGGGACCTCGCGGTCGCCGCCGGCGTCGCCCCGTCCGTCGTCAGCCGGGTGCTGCCGCGCCTGGAGGAGGACGGTCTCGTCACGCGCCGCCGGGACGAGGTCGACGCACGGTCGTGCCACATCATCCTCACCCCGGAAGGCCGCGAGCAGCTCGCGGCCATCCAGCGGGAGTACGCCGAGCTGCTCGGCGGCGCCCTCGCCGACGTGCCGGCCGAGGAGGTCAGCCGGATGCCCGGGACCCTCGCCCTCCTCGAGCAGGCCTTGCTGAAGGCCGCCGACCAGGCGACCCCGCGTCATACCGGGCTCGCCCCGAGCCTGCGGCCCCCGCAGACGACGACCGGCGCAGAGCCCACCCACCGTCCCGAACCCGCCCCAGCGAACAGCCAGGAAAGCCACTGA